From Pelotomaculum schinkii, one genomic window encodes:
- the cas1c gene encoding type I-C CRISPR-associated endonuclease Cas1c, which yields MRKLLNTLYVTSPNTYLSLDGENIVILKDEAEALRVPLHNLEGIIAFGYTGASPALMGACAMRNIALSFMKTSGKFLGRVVGEVKGNVTLRKTQYRLSEDEGESHKIAKSFILGKIYNARWVVERATRDHGARLDVDKLKGVCQTLANALKLVEKSQDLEQLRGFEGEAAAQYFRVLDDLILQQKDDFYFNSRNKRPPLDNVNAMLSFVYTLLAHDTAAALETVGLDPYVGFLHRDRPGRISLALDLMEELRAVYADRFVISLINKREVNDGGFTRMENGAVIMDDDTRKAILKAWQSRKQDEIRHPFLQEKMEWGLVPYAQAMLLARFIRGDLDGYPAFMWK from the coding sequence ATGAGAAAATTATTAAATACCCTCTATGTGACTTCGCCCAATACTTATTTATCCCTTGATGGAGAAAATATTGTGATTTTAAAGGATGAGGCAGAGGCTCTGAGAGTTCCCCTGCATAATCTGGAGGGTATTATTGCCTTTGGCTACACCGGTGCCAGTCCAGCCCTGATGGGTGCCTGCGCAATGCGCAATATTGCCTTGAGTTTTATGAAGACCAGCGGAAAATTCCTGGGCAGGGTGGTTGGCGAAGTTAAGGGCAATGTTACCTTGCGAAAGACTCAATACAGGCTTTCGGAGGATGAGGGGGAAAGTCATAAAATTGCCAAATCCTTTATCTTGGGAAAAATATATAATGCCCGCTGGGTGGTTGAGCGGGCAACAAGGGATCATGGGGCCAGGCTGGATGTAGATAAATTGAAAGGAGTCTGCCAAACCCTGGCTAACGCTTTGAAACTGGTTGAAAAAAGTCAGGATTTAGAGCAGCTGCGGGGATTTGAAGGGGAAGCTGCGGCCCAGTACTTTCGAGTATTGGACGATTTGATTCTTCAGCAAAAAGATGACTTTTATTTTAATTCCCGGAATAAACGTCCTCCCTTGGACAATGTCAATGCCATGTTGTCCTTTGTCTATACCCTTTTAGCCCATGATACTGCGGCGGCGTTGGAAACGGTTGGGCTGGACCCCTATGTGGGATTTCTGCACCGGGACAGGCCGGGGAGGATTTCCCTGGCCCTGGATTTAATGGAAGAGCTGAGGGCCGTGTATGCGGACCGGTTTGTTATTTCTTTAATTAATAAAAGAGAAGTCAATGACGGCGGTTTTACCCGGATGGAAAACGGAGCGGTCATTATGGATGATGATACGAGAAAAGCTATTCTTAAGGCTTGGCAAAGCAGGAAACAGGATGAGATAAGGCATCCCTTTCTGCAGGAAAAAATGGAATGGGGACTTGTGCCCTATGCTCAGGCTATGCTGTTGGCCCGGTTCATCCGGGGGGATTTGGATGGGTACCCGGCCTTTATGTGGAAGTAG
- the cas8c gene encoding type I-C CRISPR-associated protein Cas8c/Csd1, with protein sequence MNWVSSLCALYDANAYRAGAVERWKGRDLVLLPIGYDTMEAQIEIHIDQNGNFIGARTLEKDEAETLVPYPESRTSGIKALPLFDCLPYIAGDLLETVTFYFPGAKNEKDKQNKRERLRESFPLYIAALKAWCESPFSHPKVMAIYHYVAKQAVAEDLINSQVLLADENGIISDRIKIQNASVEKAFVRFRIFMNDNNSPDSILSDPDNAHDSAVWFDKTVQHSFIDYYSSTFQKKDLCYMIGEHMPIAKTNPVKIRGKWDTKAKLISANDDSNFSYRGRFNTKEKETGYNEALSIGYITSQKAHNALKWIIRRQGFSRDGVCMVAWENALRDLPNFYDSAAGILAKVSDEGEDDEAEFEEVALFEEDEADVPVTNYVSAAKFNAALNGYASKLSDISNMVVLALDSATPGRLAITYYKELDSSRYLKNLRTWHESCCWKHEYIQDKKLKVYEGMASIQEIALAIYGTEQGEDKSNPQLKLSKNSDNKSPMLVSAFERLRPCIIEGAAIPRDMVRTAVLKASNPLAYEAKFNYNKVLHIACSMVKRLYWEKKQRNEREGVIFKMELDRSNRNRSYLYGRLLAVAERVERSTYEKGETRVTNAERYMKAFSHAPFRTWTMIWNNLQPYMRQLKPSGREFYKNLVGEITELFKYEERISVDPLDGKYLIGYDCQRSELKRKPNGQSSSEEENKEENNEGEERK encoded by the coding sequence ATGAACTGGGTATCGTCGCTTTGTGCCTTGTATGATGCCAACGCCTATCGAGCCGGGGCAGTAGAAAGGTGGAAGGGAAGAGATTTAGTGCTGCTTCCCATTGGATACGATACCATGGAGGCACAAATTGAAATCCATATTGATCAAAACGGTAACTTCATAGGCGCGCGAACGCTGGAAAAAGATGAGGCGGAAACCCTTGTCCCTTATCCCGAAAGCAGAACCAGCGGAATCAAGGCATTGCCTCTTTTTGACTGCTTGCCTTATATAGCCGGTGATTTGCTGGAAACGGTAACATTTTATTTTCCCGGCGCAAAAAATGAAAAAGACAAACAGAACAAGAGGGAAAGGCTGAGAGAATCCTTTCCACTTTACATTGCGGCCCTCAAAGCATGGTGTGAATCGCCTTTTTCCCATCCGAAGGTGATGGCAATCTATCACTATGTTGCGAAACAAGCGGTCGCAGAGGATTTAATCAACAGTCAGGTACTATTGGCTGATGAAAATGGCATCATTTCTGACAGGATTAAAATTCAAAATGCGTCGGTTGAAAAGGCCTTTGTACGCTTTCGGATTTTTATGAATGACAATAATTCTCCGGATAGTATCCTTAGCGATCCAGACAATGCACATGACAGTGCCGTATGGTTTGACAAAACGGTGCAGCACAGTTTTATAGACTATTATTCATCTACTTTTCAAAAAAAGGACCTTTGCTATATGATTGGGGAACATATGCCTATTGCTAAAACAAATCCGGTAAAAATACGGGGCAAATGGGATACCAAGGCCAAATTGATTTCTGCTAACGATGACAGCAATTTTTCGTATCGGGGACGTTTTAATACGAAAGAGAAAGAGACTGGCTACAACGAAGCTCTGTCCATAGGTTACATCACATCCCAGAAAGCGCATAATGCACTAAAATGGATTATCCGCCGGCAAGGATTCAGCAGAGACGGTGTCTGTATGGTGGCCTGGGAAAACGCATTGAGGGATTTGCCCAACTTCTATGACAGTGCGGCCGGTATTCTAGCCAAAGTATCCGACGAAGGTGAAGACGATGAGGCGGAATTCGAGGAAGTGGCACTGTTTGAGGAGGATGAAGCCGACGTTCCAGTGACGAATTATGTCAGTGCGGCGAAGTTTAATGCGGCTCTGAATGGATACGCTTCAAAATTGAGCGATATTTCAAATATGGTGGTTCTTGCCCTTGACAGCGCGACTCCCGGGAGATTGGCTATAACTTATTATAAAGAACTGGATTCTTCCCGTTATCTTAAGAATCTCCGCACATGGCATGAAAGCTGCTGCTGGAAACACGAATATATCCAGGACAAGAAATTGAAGGTTTACGAAGGAATGGCTTCTATTCAGGAGATTGCTTTGGCGATCTATGGTACGGAACAGGGGGAGGATAAAAGCAATCCGCAACTTAAGCTTTCCAAAAACAGTGATAATAAATCTCCCATGCTGGTATCCGCTTTTGAACGATTGCGCCCGTGTATTATTGAGGGCGCTGCAATTCCTCGGGACATGGTGCGTACTGCAGTTCTGAAGGCCTCCAATCCTTTGGCTTACGAGGCGAAATTTAATTATAATAAAGTCCTTCATATCGCCTGTTCAATGGTAAAACGACTCTATTGGGAGAAGAAGCAAAGAAATGAACGAGAAGGAGTGATTTTCAAAATGGAGCTCGATAGAAGTAACCGGAATAGGAGTTATCTTTACGGGCGCCTGCTTGCTGTAGCGGAACGAGTGGAGAGATCTACCTATGAAAAAGGGGAAACACGCGTTACAAATGCGGAACGGTATATGAAGGCCTTTTCGCATGCTCCTTTCCGCACATGGACAATGATTTGGAATAATTTGCAGCCGTATATGAGGCAGCTGAAACCTTCCGGAAGAGAATTCTACAAGAACTTGGTCGGTGAGATCACAGAGCTATTTAAATATGAGGAGCGTATTTCCGTCGATCCCCTCGATGGGAAATATTTGATTGGATATGATTGTCAAAGGTCAGAACTGAAACGCAAGCCTAATGGGCAGTCTTCTTCGGAGGAAGAAAACAAAGAAGAAAATAATGAAGGAGAGGAACGAAAATGA
- the cas3 gene encoding CRISPR-associated helicase Cas3': MVRQEEMKNCMHSKRFIAHIRKADKREQYVDEHNDHVADLAAAVALQYGVAKMAKLAGRHHDDGKNTPGFAAYIQAAAEGKRVVRGSVIHSTHGAILVNELASPKDVYSKLTGEIIRTVIMSHHGLRNCLSLDGDAVFAEGAEKVSDSYEGVKKVIYQHYGEDFINNEFVGACRDARSIVEKIRLLQGKSEFLGSQHFYLSMFTRLLTSIVIDADRTDTACFEDKTSLPQIKTPAERKEMWENYLKYYEARLEELQKGKKPSSLDPHRAEISRSCAEFDAGEAGILRLVVPCGAGKTLAALRYALHTARRYEKQRILYIAPFNSILEQNASEISKFIGNANAVLEHHSNIIFDSDESEDEKRYQSLIENWAQSPVVATTAVQFLNTLFAGKTSYLRRMQALGNSVIILDEIQALPIKVLKLFNAAMNFLASFCKTSVVLCSATQPLLDRLDNYRILQPQSIIENEEKYGEAFRRVQITDCMTEQGFSMEEAAGFIVRQLDSANSVLAIVNTKACARKIFKHIRDMVREKTQYRIFHLSTNMCPAHRSNVLQEMCKLLAQKDSNEKIICISTSLIEAGVDVSFERVVRSLTGLDSIVQAAGRCNRNYETSYGIVSIINIRDEHAGRLGYLKKAQEATRELLYSMKLSPERYPGGALSKAAMGEYYARYFKPLLTEMAYPLKFDPEHTMLDLLTSNPSGKKGFKTKYPQQQPPQMKQAFREAGEEFSVIDDDGKVDVCIEYDGDAGKWLQKLRSAATFQEKRLALRYLQPYTVQLRENDWIRKQRSALAPEDAGILVLPQGYYDSEYGVDETLDIKMETLII; the protein is encoded by the coding sequence TTGGTAAGGCAGGAAGAGATGAAAAATTGCATGCATTCTAAGCGTTTTATTGCTCATATTCGTAAAGCCGATAAGAGAGAACAATATGTGGATGAGCACAATGACCATGTAGCGGATCTCGCTGCTGCCGTGGCACTGCAATACGGCGTTGCAAAGATGGCGAAGCTTGCAGGACGGCATCATGATGATGGCAAAAACACACCGGGATTTGCTGCATATATTCAGGCTGCAGCTGAGGGAAAGCGGGTTGTCCGCGGTTCAGTCATCCATTCGACCCATGGCGCGATACTTGTTAATGAATTGGCTTCCCCAAAGGATGTGTATTCTAAACTAACTGGGGAAATAATCCGAACAGTCATTATGAGTCATCATGGACTGAGAAACTGCCTTTCTTTAGACGGCGATGCTGTTTTTGCGGAGGGGGCAGAAAAGGTTTCCGATTCCTATGAAGGTGTAAAAAAGGTGATATATCAGCATTATGGTGAGGATTTTATCAACAATGAATTTGTAGGTGCCTGCCGCGACGCCCGGTCTATTGTAGAGAAAATTCGATTGTTACAGGGCAAAAGCGAGTTTTTAGGTTCGCAGCATTTTTATTTGTCGATGTTCACCCGCTTACTTACCTCTATTGTCATTGATGCCGATCGCACAGATACCGCTTGCTTTGAAGATAAGACCTCATTGCCGCAGATCAAAACGCCGGCCGAGCGCAAGGAAATGTGGGAGAATTATCTCAAATATTATGAAGCAAGACTTGAAGAACTGCAAAAGGGGAAAAAACCATCCAGTTTGGATCCACACCGAGCGGAAATATCAAGGTCCTGTGCAGAATTTGATGCGGGTGAGGCCGGAATTCTTCGGTTGGTAGTACCCTGCGGCGCAGGAAAAACCTTAGCCGCTCTCCGGTATGCTTTACATACTGCCCGGCGTTATGAGAAACAGCGCATTTTATATATTGCGCCCTTTAATTCCATTCTGGAACAAAACGCATCGGAAATTTCTAAATTTATTGGGAACGCCAATGCTGTGCTTGAGCATCATTCAAACATTATCTTTGATTCTGATGAGAGTGAAGACGAGAAGAGGTATCAATCATTGATTGAAAACTGGGCACAGTCACCTGTTGTGGCTACCACAGCCGTTCAGTTTCTGAATACGTTGTTCGCGGGAAAAACATCCTACCTGCGCCGTATGCAGGCACTGGGAAATTCAGTGATTATTCTGGATGAAATTCAAGCTCTGCCGATAAAAGTGTTAAAGCTCTTTAACGCAGCAATGAATTTCTTGGCGTCTTTTTGTAAAACCTCGGTAGTACTTTGCTCAGCCACCCAACCCCTTTTGGACAGACTTGATAATTACCGCATTCTGCAGCCGCAAAGCATTATTGAAAATGAAGAAAAATACGGTGAGGCCTTCCGGCGTGTACAAATCACAGACTGCATGACTGAGCAGGGATTTTCAATGGAAGAAGCAGCCGGTTTTATTGTCAGACAACTGGATAGCGCAAACTCGGTACTGGCTATTGTAAACACCAAAGCGTGTGCTCGTAAAATTTTTAAGCATATTCGGGACATGGTTAGAGAAAAAACTCAATACCGGATTTTCCATTTATCCACCAACATGTGCCCTGCTCATCGCAGCAACGTATTGCAGGAAATGTGCAAACTGCTTGCGCAGAAAGATTCCAACGAAAAAATCATTTGCATCAGTACTTCTTTAATAGAAGCGGGAGTGGATGTTTCTTTTGAAAGGGTCGTCCGTTCATTGACCGGCCTGGACAGCATTGTACAAGCAGCGGGACGCTGTAATCGCAATTATGAAACGTCCTATGGAATAGTCTCAATCATCAATATTCGGGATGAACATGCAGGCAGGCTGGGATATCTCAAAAAAGCTCAAGAGGCTACACGGGAATTGCTGTACAGCATGAAGCTATCTCCGGAGCGTTATCCGGGAGGGGCTTTGTCCAAAGCCGCGATGGGGGAGTATTACGCGAGATATTTCAAACCTTTGCTGACGGAAATGGCATATCCCCTCAAGTTTGATCCAGAGCACACCATGCTCGATTTGCTGACGAGCAATCCTTCCGGCAAAAAGGGATTTAAAACAAAATACCCTCAACAGCAACCCCCTCAGATGAAACAGGCTTTCAGGGAAGCCGGTGAAGAGTTTTCAGTCATTGATGATGACGGAAAAGTGGATGTTTGCATTGAATACGATGGTGATGCCGGGAAATGGCTGCAAAAGCTGAGATCGGCGGCTACTTTTCAAGAAAAACGTCTGGCCCTGCGGTATTTGCAGCCATACACAGTGCAGTTAAGAGAAAATGACTGGATCAGGAAGCAGCGATCTGCTCTTGCACCGGAAGATGCGGGCATCCTTGTACTCCCGCAGGGCTATTATGACAGCGAATATGGAGTGGATGAAACCCTGGATATTAAGATGGAAACGTTAATCATTTAA
- the cas4 gene encoding CRISPR-associated protein Cas4: protein MEYQEEDFLLLSGIQHFVFCKRQWALIHIEQQWQENLRTVEGGILHEKTHDNTIKEKRGDLIISRSMRIFSRTLGITGTCDVVEFHKSRDGVTLYGREGRYKPVPVEYKRGKPKQGNADVLQLCAQAMCLEEMLLCDTTEGYLYYGDPKHRLKVLLDEEIREQVKAICQEMHELYDRRYTPKVKPTKSCKACSLSELCLPKLCKNPSALAYMKKTISEIEVDK, encoded by the coding sequence ATGGAATATCAAGAGGAGGATTTTTTGCTCTTGTCCGGGATCCAGCACTTCGTCTTTTGTAAGCGCCAGTGGGCCTTAATCCATATCGAACAGCAGTGGCAGGAAAATTTGCGCACTGTTGAGGGCGGAATCCTGCACGAGAAAACCCACGATAATACCATCAAGGAAAAGCGGGGAGATTTGATCATATCCCGGAGTATGAGAATTTTTTCCCGTACGTTAGGGATTACCGGAACTTGTGATGTGGTGGAATTCCACAAGTCCCGGGACGGAGTCACCCTCTATGGCCGGGAGGGAAGGTACAAACCGGTTCCTGTGGAGTATAAACGAGGCAAGCCCAAGCAGGGCAATGCGGATGTTCTGCAATTATGCGCTCAGGCTATGTGCTTGGAAGAAATGCTCTTGTGTGACACTACCGAAGGGTATCTGTATTATGGGGACCCCAAACACAGGCTTAAAGTGCTGCTTGACGAGGAGATCCGGGAACAGGTAAAGGCGATTTGCCAAGAGATGCATGAACTGTACGACAGAAGGTATACGCCCAAAGTAAAGCCGACAAAGAGCTGCAAAGCTTGTTCCCTCAGTGAGCTTTGTCTGCCTAAGCTGTGTAAAAATCCATCGGCTCTGGCCTATATGAAGAAGACTATTTCGGAAATTGAGGTTGATAAATGA
- the cas5c gene encoding type I-C CRISPR-associated protein Cas5c, whose product MEVKRNTVEFLVSGDRALFSDPVTRVGGEKTSYYVPTYEALKGILASVYWKPTIIWIIDAVRVMNMIQTLSEGIRTKNYYGGNDLSIYTYLKDVRYQVRAHFIWNENRPELAADRNENKHHNIARRMIERGGRRDIFLGTRECQGTVEPCVFGEGSGTYDLVDELNLGYMLHGFTYADEAVRDAEKGHMSVRFHHVVMKKGVIEFPNPEEIPDKDRRILHKMPVKPFGEAMGNFSGLGEFAAEEVSQ is encoded by the coding sequence ATGGAAGTAAAGAGAAATACCGTTGAATTTCTGGTAAGCGGTGACAGAGCCCTGTTTTCCGATCCGGTCACGCGTGTGGGAGGGGAAAAAACAAGCTATTACGTGCCGACTTATGAAGCATTAAAAGGCATACTGGCTTCAGTCTACTGGAAGCCTACGATCATTTGGATTATAGATGCAGTTCGTGTCATGAACATGATTCAAACGCTGTCAGAGGGGATCCGCACAAAGAATTACTATGGCGGAAATGATTTGTCGATCTATACCTATCTTAAAGACGTCCGGTATCAAGTCCGCGCCCATTTCATATGGAACGAGAACCGTCCTGAACTAGCGGCAGACCGCAATGAGAACAAACACCATAATATTGCCCGGCGCATGATTGAACGGGGTGGACGGCGGGACATTTTTCTGGGAACGAGAGAATGCCAGGGAACGGTTGAACCTTGTGTGTTCGGAGAAGGCTCTGGAACATATGACCTTGTGGATGAGCTTAATCTTGGCTATATGCTCCACGGTTTTACCTATGCGGATGAAGCGGTGAGAGATGCTGAAAAGGGGCATATGAGCGTGCGCTTCCATCATGTTGTTATGAAAAAAGGCGTAATTGAATTTCCAAACCCGGAAGAGATTCCGGACAAGGACAGACGTATCCTCCATAAAATGCCGGTCAAACCTTTCGGAGAAGCAATGGGCAATTTTTCTGGACTGGGTGAATTTGCTGCTGAGGAGGTAAGTCAATGA
- the cas7c gene encoding type I-C CRISPR-associated protein Cas7/Csd2: MSILQNKIDFAAIVSVTRANINGDPLNGNRPREDYEGYGIFSDVAIKRKLRNRLQDLGECIFIQSDDRSDDGHKSLKDRADGYAEFKAEMSKGKKADKDKCMQIACRKWFDVRAFGQVFAFKGDEVSLGVRGPVSIQQAVSVSPIDIVDMQITKSVNSEAGKSGKSSDTMGMKHYVNFGLYVIRGSINCQLAEKTGFTDEDAKKLKEALCTLFENDASSARPDGSCEVCRVYWWEHAEKTPKETSAMIQRALHITPKKDVPESFGAYEIVLDRTECVLEIINLV, encoded by the coding sequence ATGAGCATTCTGCAAAATAAGATTGATTTTGCGGCCATTGTCTCGGTTACGCGGGCAAATATCAATGGAGATCCCCTCAATGGAAACCGTCCCCGGGAAGATTATGAGGGATATGGGATCTTTTCGGACGTGGCTATCAAGCGCAAACTTCGCAACCGGCTTCAGGATTTGGGCGAATGCATTTTCATCCAGTCGGATGACCGTTCGGATGACGGACATAAGAGCTTGAAAGATCGAGCGGATGGTTATGCGGAATTTAAAGCTGAAATGAGCAAGGGGAAAAAAGCTGATAAAGATAAATGCATGCAAATTGCTTGCCGTAAATGGTTTGATGTACGTGCATTCGGCCAGGTGTTTGCTTTTAAAGGGGATGAAGTATCCCTTGGTGTGCGCGGCCCGGTATCGATTCAGCAAGCCGTCAGTGTTTCCCCCATTGACATTGTGGATATGCAAATTACTAAAAGCGTGAACAGTGAGGCAGGAAAGAGCGGCAAATCATCGGACACGATGGGGATGAAGCATTATGTTAATTTTGGGTTGTATGTGATCCGCGGCAGTATTAATTGTCAATTGGCTGAGAAGACTGGTTTCACTGACGAGGATGCGAAAAAGCTCAAAGAGGCTTTGTGCACGTTATTTGAGAATGATGCCTCCTCGGCGCGACCGGACGGCTCCTGCGAAGTATGCAGGGTTTACTGGTGGGAACACGCTGAAAAAACACCGAAAGAAACATCGGCGATGATCCAGCGCGCTTTGCATATCACCCCCAAAAAAGATGTTCCGGAATCCTTTGGCGCTTATGAGATTGTTCTGGACAGAACGGAATGCGTTCTTGAAATCATCAATTTGGTTTGA
- a CDS encoding ParB/RepB/Spo0J family partition protein: MAKNEPNRPDDVKTTPVNEAPAEEQIAPATTPPEIAGDNPAPELTAEEAATPAHEGEAALQEMGESEIEPSTPLDIGGEHIPDPGDVVVPFDKINELVSEKQKAAREAKQTAAPEKQVGQQDKATPQEAKDSEKEDTRQEWEKPLSEIEAKKERKPRAEKQKPVAEKKAPGKEPELTPAQKGGKTRKARKAEVLDFMEGKRTSPLPDGKPISDAKKKAPVKEEATTPEPEKPPEPKEAPRKGEPEQIVYINLSELHAFKNHPFAVRDDEEMRAMVESVKDKGVTQPAIVRPREDGGYEIVSGHRRQKASELAGYFEMPCIVRNLTDEEAITQMVEDNTNQRENILPSERAKALKMQLEAIKRQGARADLSTSGQDAPKLENGQRSNQVVAERNKMTVKQVQRYIKLNDLVPDLMKMVDEKKIAFTPAVEMAYIKPKNQRYIAVAIEGQQSAPSLSQAQRMRELDGKGILNADVIDGIMLEEKKEADKVIISSQELSQYFGKDKTPREMKDTIIKLLDEWKGQQKDIAKPEKQAEQEK, translated from the coding sequence ATGGCAAAAAATGAACCCAATAGGCCGGACGATGTAAAAACCACGCCCGTAAATGAAGCTCCGGCAGAAGAACAAATCGCTCCTGCCACCACACCGCCAGAGATTGCCGGTGACAATCCGGCTCCTGAACTGACCGCCGAGGAAGCGGCAACACCGGCCCATGAGGGCGAAGCGGCATTGCAGGAAATGGGCGAATCAGAAATTGAGCCGTCCACACCGTTAGATATTGGCGGCGAACATATCCCCGACCCCGGCGACGTTGTTGTGCCGTTTGACAAAATCAATGAGCTTGTATCAGAAAAGCAGAAGGCGGCGCGTGAAGCCAAACAGACCGCCGCCCCGGAAAAACAGGTAGGGCAACAAGACAAAGCAACCCCGCAGGAAGCAAAGGACAGCGAAAAAGAGGATACCCGGCAGGAGTGGGAAAAACCGCTTTCCGAAATTGAAGCAAAAAAGGAACGCAAGCCCCGCGCCGAAAAGCAGAAACCCGTCGCTGAGAAAAAAGCTCCGGGAAAAGAGCCGGAGCTTACCCCTGCCCAAAAAGGTGGAAAGACACGAAAGGCCCGAAAAGCAGAAGTTCTTGACTTCATGGAAGGAAAACGTACTTCCCCACTGCCGGACGGCAAGCCTATTTCAGATGCAAAGAAAAAGGCCCCGGTTAAAGAGGAAGCCACTACCCCGGAGCCGGAGAAGCCGCCGGAACCGAAGGAGGCCCCGCGCAAGGGTGAACCGGAACAGATTGTATATATTAACCTGTCCGAGCTACACGCCTTCAAAAATCACCCGTTCGCAGTCCGGGACGATGAAGAAATGCGGGCTATGGTGGAAAGCGTCAAAGACAAGGGCGTTACGCAGCCAGCTATTGTCCGGCCCCGTGAGGATGGCGGGTATGAAATCGTGTCCGGCCACCGCCGCCAGAAAGCCAGTGAGCTTGCCGGATATTTTGAAATGCCCTGTATCGTCCGCAATCTTACCGACGAGGAAGCCATCACGCAGATGGTGGAGGACAACACCAACCAGCGTGAAAATATCCTGCCAAGTGAACGGGCCAAAGCCTTGAAAATGCAGTTGGAGGCTATCAAGCGTCAGGGTGCGCGCGCCGATCTGTCCACTTCGGGCCAAGATGCCCCGAAGTTGGAAAACGGGCAACGCTCCAATCAGGTTGTGGCCGAGCGCAACAAAATGACGGTCAAGCAGGTGCAGCGGTATATCAAGCTCAACGACCTCGTACCTGACCTGATGAAAATGGTGGACGAGAAAAAAATCGCGTTCACTCCCGCCGTGGAAATGGCATATATCAAGCCCAAAAATCAGCGGTATATCGCCGTTGCCATTGAAGGCCAGCAGTCAGCCCCGTCGCTGTCACAGGCACAGCGGATGCGGGAGCTTGACGGAAAAGGCATTTTAAATGCCGATGTGATTGACGGTATTATGTTGGAAGAAAAAAAGGAGGCAGACAAAGTGATTATTTCCAGTCAGGAATTGAGCCAGTATTTTGGCAAGGACAAAACACCCCGCGAAATGAAGGACACCATTATCAAGCTGTTGGACGAATGGAAAGGCCAGCAGAAGGATATTGCCAAGCCGGAAAAACAGGCCGAACAGGAAAAGTAA